A single genomic interval of Deltaproteobacteria bacterium harbors:
- the cbiM gene encoding cobalt transporter CbiM: MHIPDGYLSPGTYVSFYAVMIPLWYKATKVLKNAFKAKHASYLALCAAFTFVVQMFNIPTPGGSSGHIVGGAIAAILLGPWAALLAISVVMIIQALLFGDGGITAIAANCFNMAVVMPFSAYYVYKIVGSGSEPSSPRRIFAAGVAGYLSLNLAAVLTAVEFGIQPLIAHSPDGTPLYAPYPLSVAVPVMAAEHLLLFGVIEAVVTGMVLAYVARKEPSLLRSSEPDSLQAEVTVASKPYRLWIGIGALVVLTPLGLIASGSAWGEWTAEELKTLIGFTPAKLKQLEGMWPGLMSNYNMTGWDSPMMSAFGYILAAAAGVSAIATVSFIVSRFISAGKRPG; encoded by the coding sequence ATGCATATACCTGATGGTTACCTGAGCCCGGGAACGTACGTATCGTTTTATGCCGTAATGATTCCGCTTTGGTACAAGGCCACGAAGGTGCTGAAAAACGCCTTCAAGGCGAAGCATGCGTCCTATCTGGCCTTGTGCGCGGCGTTTACGTTCGTGGTCCAGATGTTCAACATTCCCACCCCGGGCGGATCGTCGGGTCATATCGTGGGCGGGGCCATCGCGGCCATACTGCTCGGTCCGTGGGCGGCGCTGCTTGCGATATCCGTGGTCATGATCATCCAGGCGCTTCTGTTCGGCGACGGAGGGATAACGGCGATCGCCGCCAACTGTTTCAACATGGCGGTTGTGATGCCGTTTTCAGCCTACTACGTCTACAAGATCGTTGGCTCGGGATCGGAACCTTCGTCGCCCCGGAGGATCTTTGCCGCCGGGGTCGCAGGGTATCTCTCGTTGAACCTTGCGGCGGTCCTGACGGCGGTGGAGTTCGGAATACAACCGCTGATCGCGCATTCTCCCGACGGAACGCCGTTGTACGCGCCCTATCCGCTGAGCGTCGCCGTTCCCGTGATGGCCGCGGAACACCTTCTGCTCTTCGGAGTCATAGAAGCAGTCGTCACGGGAATGGTGCTCGCGTATGTGGCAAGGAAGGAACCGTCGCTTCTCAGGTCCTCCGAGCCCGACTCCTTGCAGGCCGAAGTGACAGTTGCGTCCAAACCTTATCGGTTGTGGATCGGGATCGGAGCCCTCGTGGTGCTGACACCGCTCGGCCTGATCGCCTCGGGGTCCGCCTGGGGGGAGTGGACGGCGGAGGAATTGAAAACGCTCATCGGATTCACCCCCGCGAAGCTGAAACAGTTGGAGGGCATGTGGCCGGGGCTGATGTCGAACTATAACATGACCGGCTGGGACAGTCCCATGATGTCGGCGTTCGGGTATATCCTCGCCGCGGCCGCAGGCGTGAGCGCGATCGCTACGGTTTCGTTCATCGTCAGCAGGTTCATTTCCGCAGGTAAAAGACCCGGATGA
- a CDS encoding carbamoyltransferase translates to MNILGLSAFYHDSAACLVRDGKILAAAQEERFTRIKHDFSFPANATRYCLAKGGIVAEDLDFVVFYDKPFIKFERILMTYMSYAPLGIRSFLKAIPLWVKQKIWTKDLIRRELSCTCPILFPEHHESHAASAFFPSPFEEAAILTVDGVGEWATTSYGFGKGNGIRILGEQHFPHSLGLLYSAFTYYTGFKVNSGEYKLMGLAPYGEPRFKDLILSELLDVKEDGSFRLNLDYFDYCVGLKMIGPAFEKLFGEPARRPESPLTQHQMDVARSIQEVTEEVMIRIARHVWKETGQKRLCLAGGVALNCVANGRILREGPFEDIWIQPAAGDAGGALGAAMLVWHAHMGNPRTVNGHSDGQEGSYLGPDFEDGEVREYLDANGIMYRKAEEGRIPEIVADMIAEQKVIGWFQGRMEFGPRALGNRSIIGDARSPEMQEIMNLKIKFRESFRPFAPTVLREKVSDYFEMDRESPYMLLVAPVRSEIRREMTQEESLLSGIGKIDVVRSSIPAVTHVDYSARVQTVREEDNSLYHRMIRKFDEKYGCPVVINTSFNVRGEPIVCTPGDAYRCFMRTDMDCLVMGNFIIEKADQKPFENDFRRHETFQPD, encoded by the coding sequence ATGAACATTCTCGGATTATCCGCTTTCTACCACGACAGCGCGGCATGTCTTGTGCGGGACGGGAAGATCCTGGCCGCGGCCCAGGAAGAACGTTTCACACGGATAAAGCATGACTTTTCCTTTCCCGCGAACGCGACGCGCTACTGCCTTGCGAAGGGCGGGATCGTTGCGGAGGACCTCGACTTCGTGGTTTTTTACGACAAGCCGTTCATCAAGTTCGAGCGGATACTTATGACCTACATGAGCTATGCGCCGCTCGGCATAAGGTCTTTCCTCAAGGCCATCCCGCTGTGGGTCAAGCAGAAGATATGGACGAAGGATCTCATCCGCCGGGAATTATCCTGCACCTGCCCCATACTTTTCCCGGAGCATCACGAATCCCATGCGGCATCGGCATTCTTCCCGTCTCCGTTCGAAGAGGCGGCCATTCTCACGGTGGACGGCGTCGGGGAATGGGCCACGACGAGTTACGGATTCGGGAAAGGAAACGGCATCCGTATCCTTGGGGAACAGCATTTCCCCCATTCCCTCGGGCTGCTGTATTCGGCGTTCACGTACTACACGGGATTCAAGGTCAACTCGGGTGAGTACAAGCTTATGGGGCTCGCACCGTACGGCGAGCCGCGGTTCAAGGATCTAATCCTGTCCGAATTGCTGGACGTCAAGGAGGACGGCTCCTTCAGATTGAATCTCGATTATTTCGATTATTGCGTGGGACTGAAGATGATCGGTCCGGCGTTCGAGAAACTTTTCGGCGAGCCTGCGAGGCGGCCGGAATCCCCCCTCACGCAGCACCAGATGGACGTTGCGAGATCGATCCAGGAAGTCACCGAGGAAGTGATGATCAGGATCGCAAGGCACGTTTGGAAGGAAACCGGGCAGAAACGCCTTTGCCTGGCCGGAGGCGTGGCCCTGAATTGCGTGGCGAACGGGCGGATTCTTCGGGAGGGTCCATTCGAGGATATATGGATCCAGCCTGCGGCGGGCGATGCCGGCGGCGCTTTGGGAGCCGCCATGCTGGTATGGCATGCGCACATGGGAAATCCGAGGACCGTGAACGGGCACAGTGATGGCCAGGAAGGATCATACCTTGGGCCGGATTTCGAAGATGGCGAAGTCCGGGAATACCTCGACGCGAACGGGATCATGTACAGGAAGGCGGAGGAAGGCCGGATTCCGGAAATCGTGGCGGATATGATCGCGGAGCAGAAAGTCATCGGGTGGTTCCAGGGGCGCATGGAGTTCGGTCCAAGGGCCCTTGGAAACCGATCGATCATCGGGGATGCGCGATCTCCGGAAATGCAGGAGATCATGAATCTGAAGATCAAGTTCAGGGAAAGCTTTCGTCCTTTCGCTCCAACGGTTCTGCGGGAGAAGGTTTCGGACTATTTCGAAATGGACAGGGAAAGTCCGTACATGCTGCTCGTGGCGCCGGTCCGAAGCGAGATACGTCGTGAGATGACGCAGGAGGAAAGCCTGCTTTCCGGAATCGGAAAGATCGACGTCGTCCGATCCAGCATTCCCGCGGTAACACATGTTGATTATTCGGCCCGGGTCCAGACGGTGCGTGAAGAAGACAATTCCCTCTACCACCGCATGATACGCAAATTCGACGAGAAGTACGGATGCCCTGTGGTCATAAACACATCATTCAACGTGCGAGGCGAGCCCATAGTCTGCACCCCCGGGGATGCCTATCGCTGTTTCATGCGTACCGACATGGATTGCCTCGTCATGGGAAATTTCATCATCGAAAAGGCGGACCAGAAACCGTTTGAGAACGATTTTCGCCGGCATGAAACATTCCAGCCGGATTAG